The Brassica napus cultivar Da-Ae chromosome C1, Da-Ae, whole genome shotgun sequence DNA segment AATActctagaaattttttttttggagaacgGATAGAGTATCATTTTTATAAAGTGTAACAAGAAATATCATAGTAAATGAACCACGTCCGAATTACACTAAACCCCTTTAATCGCAATTTTTTTGGTCGGCTGGAATTTAAAATGCTAAAAGTCACTTACTTCTATGTAAAACTATCTATTGGAGGAAAACATTATAGacgacaaataaataaaagaagagtAAAGCAGAGAGAATCATCCCTCACTTCGCTtctttgccaagcaacctacCAAAGCCTCTCAGTTTCATTATTCTTCCTTCTCCTCAAGCAAACTCATCTCAGTTCATCACAATGTCAAATTCTATTCACCGGAGAAGAGTTCCAACTCCGGTCGGCAACGGAGGTCGAAGCCTCCGGACGAAACGGACGGCGTCCAGATACGTTTCTGACCAGCATGGTTCGAAATATACTAATCAGGTTTTCGAGCGAAGTTTCTCAGAGTCGAATCTCAATCGTCGCCGTGACGGAGACGGTAACTGCATGCGGCAACCATCGCCAGTGATGAGCGGTTTACCGACGGGAGAATCAGACCCGATCGTCTACTTGCCAAGGATTCGCTCTGAGGTTATGGCTTCTTCTCCGTCGTTATTGGGCTTCTCTTCGCCGTCGTCTCCATTTCCGACCAATCAAGAGGTCAGAGACTCTGTTTCGCGTGCTGTAATTTTATTTCTGTTTTACTAATTTTCAAGTCAAACTCATGATGTCATTTATGTAAAACAATTCTATATATAGTCCACAAGGTTTAAGATTTTGTGATTTCAGCATGATAGTTTCAAATATTACGATTTAACCCTTGAATgtactcttttcttttttgtaacacttGAATGTACTCTTTTGGCCATAATTTAGggtaataaaagagaaacaagaaaAGTAGTAATCAACGTAGCGGTAGAAGGAAGTCCTGGACCTGTAAGAACAATGGTTAAATTGAGTTGCAACGTCGAAGAAACCATCAAACTCGTCTTGGAGAATTATCGCAAAGAAGGAAGGACTCCAAAACTCAATCAAGGTGCTGCCTTTGAATTGCATCAGTCTCATTTCAGTATCCAGTGTAAGCTAAACACAACTTGTGGAACACAATTACACAACACTATCCAAAACTTTAGTTTCCATTTttctgaaaataataaaatatacatagttttctaaaaataataaaatatacatagTTTGATGTAAATTTTCAGGTTTGGATAAAAGAGAAATAATCGGAGAAATAGGAAGTAGAAGCTTCTACCTTAGAAAGAGAGATCATGAAACCGGAGTTTCTTTCGCCGGGATCTCACCGGTGAGAACGAGTCTTATTCCGTCGTCTAACTTGATTGAATCCTGTATAGCTCAGTTTATTGGGAAAATCTTGAGGAGAACGAGAAAGTTATGGAACATATTGGTATGTACGCAGTGAGATTTAACCATACTAAACTTACTTCTGAGCGTGGCACATAATATTTAGTTTGTGTTGCTCCAATCTCAAAGAATAAGGGCAGTTTATTGCTTATAAAAAGGCTGtactatatttttatagattgtTACATATGTATTTGTAACTAACCGGTATTGGTTTGTAACTCAAACTCTATACTATCTAGAGAACAATAAAATAAGCAGTACATAGTGCAACTGCTACTCTTTGACGTTGTGGCTACAACCAGTGAGCGAGCTGATGTATTACTAGACTATGCTTTTGCTGCCGCTCTTTGATGAAATATTATCATACGAAGgagattttctttctttctttcatctGATTTTATTAAGAAGATTGGTTACATTATCGGATGGAACCAGTGAACATTATGACTATGGTTGgtaaataaaactaatataaagaCGAGAAATCTCTGGAAACTAAGTCCAAACAA contains these protein-coding regions:
- the LOC106375735 gene encoding uncharacterized protein At4g22758 isoform X3 yields the protein MSNSIHRRRVPTPVGNGGRSLRTKRTASRYVSDQHGSKYTNQVFERSFSESNLNRRRDGDGNCMRQPSPVMSGLPTGESDPIVYLPRIRSEVMASSPSLLGFSSPSSPFPTNQEGNKRETRKVVINVAVEGSPGPVRTMVKLSCNVEETIKLVLENYRKEGRTPKLNQGAAFELHQSHFSIQF
- the LOC106375735 gene encoding uncharacterized protein At4g22758 isoform X2: MSNSIHRRRVPTPVGNGGRSLRTKRTASRYVSDQHGSKYTNQVFERSFSESNLNRRRDGDGNCMRQPSPVMSGLPTGESDPIVYLPRIRSEVMASSPSLLGFSSPSSPFPTNQEGNKRETRKVVINVAVEGSPGPVRTMVKLSCNVEETIKLVLENYRKEGRTPKLNQGAAFELHQSHFSIQCLDKREIIGEIGSRSFYLRKRDHETGVSFAGISPVRTSLIPSSNLIESCIAQFIGKILRRTRKLWNILVCTQ